Proteins encoded together in one Thermococcus barophilus MP window:
- the rrp42 gene encoding exosome complex protein Rrp42: MEVMASIMKDHIVELLKEKKRIDGRSLEDLRPLEVKVNVIEKAEGSAWVKLGNTQVLVGIKLDLGEPFPDLPDKGVMTTNVELVPLASPTFEPGPPDERAIELARVVDRGIRESQAIDLEKLVIIPGKLVRVVFIDVHVLDHDGNLVDATGIGAIAALLSTKMPKIEYNEETGEVMMLDEYEPLPVTKIPIPVSFAKIGGTIVVDPNLEEEHVMDGKLTITTDENGYISAVQKSEGGSFKLEEVMYAVDVAFKKAQEIREKILEAVGKKE; encoded by the coding sequence ATGGAAGTTATGGCTTCAATTATGAAAGATCACATCGTTGAGCTCTTAAAAGAGAAAAAAAGAATTGATGGAAGGAGTCTGGAAGATTTAAGACCTCTTGAAGTGAAGGTAAATGTCATCGAAAAAGCGGAAGGTTCAGCATGGGTCAAGCTCGGCAATACTCAGGTTCTTGTTGGAATAAAGCTTGATTTGGGTGAGCCATTCCCAGACCTGCCGGATAAAGGTGTTATGACAACGAACGTTGAGCTCGTTCCGTTGGCTTCCCCGACATTTGAGCCTGGTCCTCCAGATGAGAGAGCAATTGAGCTGGCAAGAGTTGTTGACAGAGGAATAAGGGAAAGCCAAGCAATTGACTTGGAGAAGCTTGTCATTATCCCCGGAAAGCTCGTTAGGGTTGTTTTCATTGACGTCCATGTCCTTGACCACGATGGGAACCTTGTAGATGCCACTGGAATTGGGGCAATAGCAGCTCTCTTGAGCACAAAGATGCCAAAAATTGAGTACAACGAGGAGACTGGCGAAGTTATGATGCTTGATGAGTATGAGCCATTGCCCGTAACTAAGATTCCAATTCCAGTGAGCTTTGCTAAGATTGGGGGAACAATAGTCGTTGACCCAAATCTTGAAGAGGAGCATGTAATGGATGGAAAATTAACAATAACAACAGATGAGAATGGTTACATATCAGCAGTGCAGAAGAGTGAGGGTGGAAGCTTTAAGCTTGAAGAAGTCATGTATGCAGTTGATGTTGCATTCAAGAAAGCTCAGGAGATTAGAGAGAAGATCCTTGAGGCTGTAGGAAAGAAGGAGTAG
- a CDS encoding 50S ribosomal protein L37ae, whose product MLMATKKVGSAGRFGPRYGLKIRRRVAAVEAKMKQKHTCPVCGRKAVRRISTGIWQCQKCGATFAGGAYLPVTPAGKVAKRIVSRA is encoded by the coding sequence ATGCTCATGGCAACTAAAAAGGTTGGTTCAGCTGGAAGATTTGGCCCAAGGTACGGTCTCAAGATCAGAAGAAGGGTAGCTGCTGTAGAAGCAAAGATGAAGCAGAAGCACACATGCCCAGTCTGTGGAAGGAAGGCTGTAAGGAGAATAAGCACCGGAATTTGGCAGTGTCAGAAGTGCGGTGCAACCTTTGCCGGTGGTGCTTATCTGCCAGTAACACCAGCTGGAAAAGTCGCTAAAAGGATAGTTTCAAGGGCTTGA
- a CDS encoding DNA-directed RNA polymerase subunit P, with protein MVEVVYRCAKCGKEVKLDLAITREVRCTYCGSKILYKPRPKVARRVKAI; from the coding sequence ATGGTTGAAGTTGTTTATAGATGTGCAAAATGTGGAAAAGAGGTTAAGCTTGATTTAGCGATTACAAGGGAAGTCCGCTGTACATACTGCGGAAGCAAGATACTCTACAAACCGAGACCTAAAGTCGCAAGAAGAGTAAAAGCGATCTGA
- a CDS encoding ribosomal biogenesis protein has protein sequence MMLITTSHRPTRRTRSFGHDLERVFPNSTYLTRGKKTIQDLLMEAYDRGYERLLIINVWKGNPLKMTFIKVSPDDWGYLGYLYLHGIKLQREIGFRNIRPIREEMPFIVTTAKRVGLDHIAFAQAFAELTNGKFIPRGDKSLTYIADKYNTDVLGVIERHPRGMAINFYRLDITKERPVGPLISVKIWIMEDGRRWDYKEALGIKVKRREGE, from the coding sequence ATGATGCTGATAACCACCTCCCACAGACCTACAAGAAGAACGAGGAGTTTTGGACATGATCTGGAGAGGGTGTTCCCCAACTCCACGTATTTAACAAGAGGAAAGAAGACAATCCAAGACCTGCTTATGGAGGCTTACGACAGGGGTTATGAGAGACTTTTGATAATAAATGTCTGGAAAGGAAATCCGCTTAAAATGACTTTCATCAAAGTTTCTCCTGACGATTGGGGATATCTCGGCTATCTCTACCTTCATGGAATTAAACTCCAGAGAGAGATTGGTTTTAGGAATATAAGGCCGATTCGTGAGGAGATGCCGTTTATTGTCACAACTGCAAAGAGGGTTGGTCTCGATCATATAGCCTTTGCCCAAGCTTTTGCTGAACTTACAAACGGAAAATTCATCCCAAGAGGGGATAAGAGCTTAACCTATATAGCGGACAAATACAATACTGATGTCCTTGGTGTTATTGAAAGACATCCGAGAGGGATGGCAATCAATTTCTACCGCTTAGATATAACAAAAGAAAGACCAGTTGGACCTTTAATCAGTGTAAAAATTTGGATCATGGAAGATGGAAGGAGATGGGACTATAAAGAGGCACTGGGCATTAAAGTCAAAAGGAGAGAGGGTGAATGA
- the pcc1 gene encoding KEOPS complex subunit Pcc1 translates to MNKIRGTIEIEFPSEEIAKIVYESVLFEHLSVPYRRSEIEFKREGNRIILHFTAQDNSALRGTLNSYLRWIKVAMDVAEL, encoded by the coding sequence ATGAATAAGATAAGGGGAACCATAGAGATTGAGTTCCCAAGTGAGGAGATTGCGAAAATTGTTTACGAGAGCGTCCTTTTTGAGCATTTAAGTGTCCCCTATCGGAGAAGTGAAATTGAGTTTAAGAGGGAAGGGAATAGAATTATTTTGCACTTCACGGCTCAAGATAACTCAGCTCTAAGGGGAACTCTCAATTCCTATCTAAGATGGATTAAAGTTGCTATGGATGTTGCAGAGCTTTAG
- a CDS encoding prefoldin subunit beta yields MQNIPPQVQALLGQLESYQQQLQLVIQQKQKVQVDLNDAKKALEEIEKVEENTPIYKTVGTLIVKTSKNKAVEELKEKIETLEVRLNALNRQEQKLNEKIKELTQKIQSMLRPTAG; encoded by the coding sequence ATGCAGAACATTCCACCGCAAGTTCAGGCTTTATTGGGGCAGCTTGAGAGCTATCAACAGCAATTACAACTTGTTATCCAGCAGAAACAGAAAGTTCAGGTTGATTTGAATGACGCTAAGAAAGCTCTTGAGGAGATTGAAAAGGTTGAGGAGAATACTCCGATCTACAAGACTGTTGGGACCCTAATAGTGAAAACCAGCAAGAATAAAGCCGTTGAAGAACTTAAAGAGAAAATCGAGACCCTTGAAGTTAGACTGAATGCCCTTAACAGACAGGAGCAGAAGCTCAATGAAAAAATCAAGGAGCTGACTCAAAAAATACAGTCAATGCTCAGACCAACAGCCGGCTGA
- a CDS encoding DUF3194 domain-containing protein encodes MTKRVIHIGLPELSEDELIALGELAQETAIEYIFEHLTRSEVKDIEVTARINKEETLDLELEIYLEVPIFVKVDVDKLVEEALELAYEKVEERLREIAHEGLQKNS; translated from the coding sequence ATGACAAAAAGAGTTATTCACATCGGACTACCAGAGCTCAGTGAAGATGAGCTCATTGCTTTAGGGGAGTTAGCTCAAGAGACTGCAATTGAATATATATTTGAGCACCTAACAAGAAGTGAAGTGAAGGACATAGAGGTTACAGCCAGAATAAACAAGGAAGAGACGCTTGATTTGGAGCTTGAGATATACCTTGAGGTACCAATATTTGTGAAGGTTGATGTTGATAAGCTGGTTGAGGAGGCTTTAGAATTAGCCTATGAAAAAGTTGAGGAAAGGTTGAGGGAGATAGCTCATGAAGGATTACAAAAAAATAGCTGA
- a CDS encoding nucleotidyltransferase domain-containing protein, producing the protein MKDYKKIAEEFGREVSKLLGDQLVKVILFGSVARGKERENSDIDVLIIVRDNSWKIQQDVSGIVLKYLIKYGVYISVKVVTEEEFEIMRDMHSSFYHEVFREGIRIA; encoded by the coding sequence ATGAAGGATTACAAAAAAATAGCTGAGGAATTTGGGAGAGAGGTTTCAAAGCTTCTGGGAGATCAGTTGGTGAAGGTTATTCTCTTTGGGTCTGTAGCAAGAGGGAAGGAGAGGGAGAACTCAGATATTGATGTTCTAATTATAGTAAGGGATAATTCATGGAAAATCCAGCAAGATGTAAGCGGGATTGTTCTCAAGTATCTTATTAAATATGGTGTTTATATATCTGTCAAGGTCGTAACCGAAGAGGAATTTGAAATAATGAGGGATATGCACTCCTCATTTTATCATGAGGTTTTCAGGGAGGGTATAAGGATTGCATGA
- a CDS encoding HEPN domain-containing protein: MHEFEEYLQKAHEKLKATEILLSNGFYEDAISRAYYAMFYAARALLSTKNIYPKTHRGIVQKFGLEFVSKGLIEGFYAKALIAVQERRERADYDIYYIPTFEEAKEIFETAQRFVKRVEQAISEMVKNNERQNKT; this comes from the coding sequence TTGCATGAGTTTGAGGAATACCTTCAAAAGGCTCATGAGAAGCTAAAAGCTACAGAAATTTTATTGAGCAATGGTTTCTATGAGGATGCCATAAGTAGAGCATACTATGCAATGTTTTATGCAGCTCGAGCACTTTTATCTACTAAAAACATTTATCCAAAAACACATAGGGGTATAGTTCAGAAATTTGGGCTTGAATTTGTAAGCAAAGGGTTAATAGAGGGGTTTTATGCAAAGGCACTTATCGCAGTTCAGGAGAGAAGGGAAAGAGCTGATTATGACATATACTACATTCCAACTTTTGAGGAAGCAAAAGAAATCTTCGAAACTGCTCAACGTTTTGTGAAGAGAGTTGAACAAGCAATTTCGGAAATGGTGAAAAACAATGAGAGGCAAAATAAAACTTAA
- a CDS encoding DHH family phosphoesterase, giving the protein MRGKIKLKRFLGEAKEKEYSFLLLCHHNADPDSLGSAIAFSRYLNSMGLNNRIGVAQSVSSYAKRLLSFAKVEKDPEVKEDVVIIFDTSSIEQLEPVEIPKDKFVIVIDHHIEKENPIKAHIRIVDSSRTSTAEIVWELLKYFNFYDEIAAKAILAGIATDTANFRYANAKTFKTVSEILERFPIQMGEIYNLTAPVSDENIDQAKRMAILKACQRMEIKKFRKYIIVTSKVSAYESLACKVFLQLGADVAIVGSEKKGVRISARAKEHLVKRGLHLGKIMEKVGPIIEGSGGGHAGAAGANGKRNLDEAIKFLVKEIEKFLRGI; this is encoded by the coding sequence ATGAGAGGCAAAATAAAACTTAAGCGATTTTTGGGGGAGGCAAAAGAAAAGGAATATTCTTTTCTGCTCTTATGTCACCACAATGCTGATCCAGATTCATTGGGTAGTGCAATTGCTTTTTCTCGATATCTCAACAGTATGGGTTTAAATAATCGAATTGGTGTTGCCCAAAGTGTCTCTTCTTATGCGAAGCGTTTGTTATCCTTTGCAAAAGTAGAAAAAGACCCTGAAGTTAAAGAAGATGTAGTTATCATATTCGATACTTCATCAATTGAACAGCTTGAACCAGTTGAAATTCCAAAAGATAAGTTTGTAATTGTAATTGACCATCACATCGAGAAAGAAAATCCAATAAAAGCTCACATAAGAATTGTTGATTCTTCAAGAACATCCACAGCTGAAATAGTGTGGGAGCTTTTAAAGTACTTCAACTTTTATGATGAAATTGCAGCAAAAGCAATACTTGCGGGAATAGCAACAGACACGGCTAATTTCAGATACGCAAATGCAAAGACATTTAAAACCGTAAGCGAAATTCTTGAGAGATTTCCAATCCAGATGGGGGAAATCTACAACTTAACAGCCCCGGTAAGTGATGAGAACATTGACCAAGCGAAGAGGATGGCTATTTTAAAGGCATGCCAGAGGATGGAAATTAAAAAATTCAGGAAATACATAATAGTGACATCCAAAGTCTCTGCTTATGAATCTTTAGCGTGTAAAGTCTTTCTCCAGCTTGGAGCGGACGTTGCAATAGTGGGGAGTGAAAAGAAGGGTGTTAGGATTTCTGCAAGAGCAAAGGAGCATTTAGTAAAGAGAGGACTTCACTTAGGCAAAATAATGGAAAAAGTTGGTCCAATCATTGAAGGTTCAGGAGGAGGTCATGCCGGAGCTGCTGGGGCAAATGGTAAGAGAAATCTTGATGAAGCCATTAAGTTTTTAGTGAAAGAGATTGAAAAATTCTTGAGGGGGATTTAA
- a CDS encoding tRNA-binding protein codes for MWDTSKDYRLLTAEKAVELFLKTIEHAKFKGRWDKKKAIKLAKEMIPELQAMRYSYLDPKELIDTPQMEALKEKAQGIIEALGGEEWHHKFLSLADKSEKEKVEEAVAKVRFFLNTILNLDKRLALGKINDPVIAVDIKVGEVMSVGKHPNADRLLVCNVNIGDRAITVVTNDLTVKEGNRVAVALLPPANFRGIVSEGMFLGAGDGVLKDVKGEIGGLPKGIPLDALKETRNLVEAFLKS; via the coding sequence ATGTGGGACACGAGTAAGGATTACCGCTTACTCACCGCAGAAAAAGCGGTTGAGCTATTCTTAAAGACAATTGAACATGCCAAATTTAAAGGCAGATGGGACAAGAAAAAGGCGATAAAGTTGGCCAAGGAGATGATTCCCGAGTTGCAGGCAATGAGATACTCATATCTTGATCCCAAGGAACTCATTGATACTCCACAAATGGAGGCTCTTAAAGAGAAAGCCCAAGGGATAATTGAGGCATTAGGTGGAGAGGAGTGGCATCACAAGTTCTTAAGCTTGGCCGACAAGAGTGAAAAAGAGAAAGTAGAGGAAGCAGTTGCTAAAGTTAGATTTTTCCTCAACACAATACTTAATTTGGACAAGAGATTGGCTTTAGGAAAAATCAATGACCCAGTAATTGCCGTGGATATAAAAGTTGGTGAGGTCATGAGCGTAGGAAAGCATCCAAATGCTGATAGACTTTTGGTTTGTAATGTGAACATTGGGGATAGAGCGATAACAGTTGTCACAAATGATTTAACAGTCAAAGAAGGGAACAGAGTAGCTGTTGCTTTGTTACCGCCAGCAAACTTCAGAGGAATTGTCAGCGAAGGAATGTTCCTCGGCGCTGGAGATGGAGTGCTGAAAGATGTGAAAGGAGAAATTGGAGGATTACCTAAGGGGATTCCGCTCGATGCCTTGAAGGAGACGAGGAACTTAGTGGAGGCATTCTTAAAAAGCTAA
- a CDS encoding aldo/keto reductase, producing MKRVIPFNDLKKIGDDKVTAVGMGTWGIGGRERADYSRDKESVEALRYGLDLGINLIDTAEFYGAGHSEEIVGNAIKEYERDSIFIISKVWPTNFGYEKAKKAARNSAKRLGTYIDLYLLHWPIDDFERIKETLWALEDLVDEGIIRYIGVSNFDLELLKRSQEVMRKHEIVANQVKYSLMDRRVERTGLLEYMKKENIALIAYTPLEKGQLARNPCLAKIGEKYSKTAAQVALNYLIWHENVIAIPKAINKEHLKENFGAMGWRLSEEDLKRARECV from the coding sequence GTGAAGAGGGTAATTCCGTTTAACGACTTAAAGAAAATCGGGGATGACAAGGTTACAGCGGTGGGGATGGGCACATGGGGAATAGGTGGAAGAGAAAGAGCAGATTATTCAAGAGACAAAGAGAGTGTTGAAGCTTTACGCTACGGCCTGGATTTAGGAATTAACCTAATTGACACTGCCGAATTCTATGGTGCTGGACATAGCGAAGAAATAGTCGGAAATGCCATTAAGGAATATGAAAGGGATAGCATTTTCATCATCAGCAAAGTTTGGCCCACCAATTTTGGTTATGAAAAAGCAAAGAAAGCTGCTCGGAACAGTGCAAAGAGGCTTGGAACATATATTGATCTTTATTTGCTCCACTGGCCAATTGATGATTTTGAGAGGATCAAAGAGACATTATGGGCACTGGAGGATTTGGTTGATGAAGGGATTATACGCTACATTGGTGTCAGCAACTTTGATTTGGAGCTCTTGAAGAGAAGTCAAGAGGTTATGAGGAAACATGAAATTGTAGCAAACCAAGTGAAGTATTCCCTCATGGATAGACGAGTTGAAAGAACAGGCCTTCTTGAATATATGAAAAAGGAGAATATAGCTCTGATAGCATACACACCGCTGGAAAAGGGACAGTTGGCTCGAAATCCATGCTTAGCCAAAATAGGGGAAAAATACAGCAAAACGGCTGCTCAAGTTGCACTGAACTATTTAATTTGGCACGAAAATGTAATTGCAATCCCCAAGGCAATCAATAAGGAACATTTAAAGGAGAACTTCGGTGCTATGGGCTGGCGTTTAAGTGAAGAGGATTTAAAGAGAGCGAGAGAATGTGTTTAG